One segment of Castanea sativa cultivar Marrone di Chiusa Pesio chromosome 3, ASM4071231v1 DNA contains the following:
- the LOC142628481 gene encoding uncharacterized protein LOC142628481, which produces MPYVKIVAYDESLLLWHIATELCYNTDQHSKEPLHCKYCEAREFSKRLSDYMFYLLYQQQGMMSEVSGISKLRFKDTLSEAQRFFGEYGGKNLPEGCKNILEVNTSVKPVHVKGDQSKSVLFDACMLAKEIEKLSPDIKWKVTSKVWVELLSYAASRSRAKAHVQQLSKGGELITFVWLLMAQFGLKEHAWVETRTRAKLDLNK; this is translated from the coding sequence ATGCCTTATGTCAAAATTGTTGCCTATGATGAAAGCCTTCTACTGTGGCACATTGCTACTGAACTCTGCTACAACACTGATCAACACAGTAAAGAGCCTTTGCATTGTAAATATTGTGAAGCTCGTGAATTCAGTAAGCGCCTCTCAGATTAcatgttttatcttttatatcaGCAGCAAGGTATGATGTCCGAAGTGTCAGGAATTTCAAAACTAAGGTTCAAGGACACGCTCTCTGAAGCACAACGATTCTTTGGCGAATATGGGGGAAAAAATCTGCCAGAAGGCTGTAAAAATATTCTTGAGGTGAACACATCTGTCAAACCTGTTCATGTGAAGGGAGATCAATCTAAGTCTGTACTGTTTGATGCATGCATGTTGGCAAAAGAGATTGAGAAATTGAGCCCAGACATTAAATGGAAGGTAACAAGTAAAGTATGGGTGGAATTATTGTCATATGCTGCGAGTCGTAGCAGAGCAAAGGCCCATGTCCAACAGCTAAGTAAGGGTGGTGAGCTTATTACTTTTGTTTGGCTGTTGATGGCACAGTTTGGCTTGAAAGAGCATGCTTGGGTTGAGACCCGTACCAGAGCAAAGCTGGATCTTAATAAATGA